TCAGACAGTGCAAAGTGTCCTAGTGGGGGGCTCGGGAGTGATAGCAGCTTAGCTCAGCATAAAACCCAGCATAAAAAATTCCCTACACgatcgacccaggaggtcggcgtgGGGGCTCACGGATCCTCCTTCAaccgctcgacccaggaggtcggcgtgGGGGCTTGCGGATCCTTCTTTAAATGATCGACCCAAGAGGTTGGCACGACTTAGAAGAAGTTCTTAAGTTCCTTAAACGCTCGACCCGGGAGGTCGGCATGGGGGCTCACGGATCCTCCTTCAaccgctcgacccaggaggtcggcgtgGGGGCTCGCGGGTCCTTCGTTAAATGCTCGACCCGGGAGGTCGGCACGACTTAGAAAAAGTTCTTAAGTTCTGTAAATGCTCGACCCAAGAGATCGGCACGGCAAGTCCTTAAAAATGTTCGACCCTGGAGGTCGGCATAACGTGAAGGGTCAGGGCTCAAGTTCTTGGAATgatcgacccaggaggtcggcttGGGGGTTTGAACGCCCTTACTTTAAaagctcgacccaggaggtcggcgtgACTGGAAAGTTATTTAAatgttcgacccaggaggtcggtcTGTCCGCCCACGCCCTTAGCGCTAATGATTATGGcagctcgacccaggaggtcggctcGTCGCATTAGTTGGCTGATTGGAGTTAGTCTCAGTCTTGGCCGTTTGATTACCGACTTAAAAGCACGAGGTCCCGATAGCTAAAAGTTCGACGCAGACCAGGAAGAGAGCCGAACTTAGGCAATTCTCATTGAATGGTATTTAAATaaatcctatctattacaaaacttccagcctatctattacaaaggtaTGGTGGGAGGCGTATGGAAAAAGTTATTCAGAAGGACCTCCAGAGCTCAGGGGGGCATGGTCGCATCCCTATAAGAAGATGGAAAGGGTTTTTGGAGCGGTTGCTGCCCTTAGGCGGACCCACCCCTCGCAGATGGCTGCTGACATGAGGAAAACACGGCAGCAGGTCTCGTCCGCAGGGAGAGCTGGTGGTGCTAGATACCCGCACTGGGGGAAGATATGCTTTCTCTCTACTCCAGGCGGGAAGCTCAGCCAGGCACCCCCAGACAACCCTCCGGGCTGCTTAGGCCACGGGCTCCTCCGCGGTAGCTCCGCCAGGAGTCCCGTCCTCCTCCAGGGGGATCGCCTCTAGGTCGGCCCCTACGTCGCTCCGGCCGGCCAGCTCCTTCACGGCGTGCCCCTTGCAGTACCCCTCAAAGAGTCAGTCCAGCTTCTCCTCGGCTTTGGGGTTGTAGTCCTTGAAGTCCGCCAAGTTGAAACCGGGCAGGTTGAGGCCCTTCACCTGGTCCAGGGCACGCGTAGTGCCCATCTGGAAGATGGGCTGGTTGAGGAGGGCCACGTCTCCGGCGAACTGTGGGGAGGAGATGAACTCCCGAACAGCTTTCTTGCGCTCCTTGCTGACGGTGCCGGAGAGCTCGAGGGTATGCTCTTCCTTCAGCTTCTCCGCGCCTGCCTTCTCCTGGTCGAGCTCCGACCTGAGGGTGGCAAGCTGGACCTGGGCCTCGTCCAGCTTCTTTTCGGCCTGGCCCCGCCCCTTCTCGGCATGACCCAACTTGGTCTTGAGGGAGTCCGTCTCCTTGAGAGCTTTGGTGGCCCTCTGCTCTGCCTCCTGGAGCTTCTTCCGCAGCTTCTCCAAGTCGGGAGACAGCTCGGAGAAGCGGATCACCAGGGCGGCGCCAGCTGCATTGGCCTGAGGAAAGGAACAGGTCAGCACACTATGATACCTCGTCAAAACATAGGCGCAACTGACCTAGGGGCAGAGAACGGGTAGAGAGCTTACTTGGGCCTGGGCGGTGAAGTACATGTTCTCGAGCTCGGCCATGTTGGCGAACTCCATCCACTTTCTGTCCCGTGGAAGGACCGAGCCCACCACCAGCTCCCGAGCAGCCTCAGGGAACTGGGCCCGGTCGTTGATGGAGAGTCTCTAGGAGGGGCAGAAGTGGCGGGGATCGTGCATAGTAGGGACCTGGCCCGGCTTCTAGGGGAGGATGTGGCGGAATTGCCACAAGCTCGGAGAAGGGGACTCCAGGGCATGCTCCTCAGCGGAGCTCACGTCCACATGGACTGGACCCCCGGATGATGCCAGGGGAGGCGGCCGCGGAACGGCGACCGCGAGCTTCTTCTGCCCGGCCTGGGAGGGCTCGTCAGCCCTGCCCCTCTTCTGCCCGGTCGCCTTCTTCTTGGTGGCGGCCTGCTTAGAGGGGGATGACTGCGGTGCCTCTTTCTGGGGGGCCGGGGAGGTCGCAGAAGCTCCCTGGGCGGTCCCTGGTGGGGTGGAGGAGGTGAGCGCCTCAAAGGACGCGCCCAGCAACGTGGAGAGCTTCCTCACTGCAACGGACACAACCAGGTCAGCAAAAGACAAGACAGGTCAAAAAATTACAGTATGATGCAAATACAACAGGCAACAAGGGCAAAGTTAGCGTTACAGGTGTCAAGGTTGGGCTCAGGGGTCACCACCTCCCCAGAGGGACCGGACAACGTCCCCATCAGCCCGGCCGCGGAGATCTGCTCAGTGGACAACTTGGTGACATCAAGCTTCACCCTGGAGCTCGACAGCTGGCTGAGGGGTTCGTAGTCCAGGTCCTTCGGGAAGGGATCGGCCTTGACCCCCCAACCTTCCACACGTTAGGGCGAAAATGTGTGGACTTGACGAAGAAGAAGTTCTCCTTCCAGTCCTTCACGGAGCTGGGGGTTCCTCGGAACAACTCCTGGGCGCCTTTCCCTCCCCGGGTCTGGCCGGCACCGCGGCGGCTGAAGTAGTACCATCCAGGGAGGGAGGCTTTGAGCATGAAGGCAGCtcggaagagagagagagagtaagggATATCGCAGAGCAGGCAGTAGATCAGGAATCCGGTGATGATCCTGATAGAGGTAGGGTGGACTTGGGTGATTCTGAGTCCTCAGTAGTTCAGAATCTCGGTCAGGGCTGAAGGAATGGGGAGACGGAGCCCTGCGATGAACTGCTCCCGATAGATGGCTACGAAGCCGGGGGGAGGTCGGCAGGCCCGGTCATCGGGCCCGGCCGCCCTCGGCTCAAAGGACGGAGGGATGGAGTAGGACTCGGCCAGTTCGGCCACGGCCTTGGGCGAGAGGGTGGCCTCCTGCAGGTCGGGGTAACCGTAGGAGAACTCGGGATCTTCCCCCTGCTCGGAAGCGGGGGTCCCCTCAGAAGAGTCCCTGTCCTCCCCAGCTCCACCCTGGGCTCCACCAGGGGAGTCGTGGGGTGACTGGGGTGAGGGAACGGAGGTGGCCTGCCGCTCAATGAAGGCATCAAGCTCGGCCGCCTCCTCCAGGGCTCGGGAAGGAGAAGGGCGTGATGGAGAGCTCATACTGGCTAGGGGCTTCAGTAAATCAGGAATACGGGAGAGGGGCTAGAACTggaagcagaagaagaagaagagggaggaggaggagagggcGATGAAGACGAAAGAGAGGACGAAGACAAAATGATGACTCTGGGTGCAGGGGGAATAGCGGCGGAACGACCTGACATGGAAAGCAGGAGGTGGAGGAAGGACGAAGAGACACtgcaaaaggaaaaggaatcaCAGGGGGGAACTTACTGATGACGATTAAAGCAGAAAGAGGATGGAAGATTCGCCGGAATCTGGGCACGGGACGCCGGAAGTTGCgggaaaataaaaatgcaaatgCGCAAAGGAAATGAGAAAGTGCACTAGGGAAAGGAAAATGGCAAATGGAGTCGGATGGATTTTGGtgacccctatttatagggaaGGAAAATGGGGGGAAATGGTTGCTTGAAGATGAATCGCCTCCATGTGAATGCATTTAATGGTGGTACGGCGTCCGAAGCGACGCGACAACTGAAAGGACGGGGGCGCGGCTTTTCAGGGGCAGCCCTGTGCCAGAGGCTCCTCTGTCAGAGTAGTGCGCGGCGCTGGTCTCCCACGTGGCAGGATGATAGATCAGGTCTGCTTGGGAGCTCTCcctaatctagggggctagTGCGGAGGCCTCGGCCTGGGCCTACAGACGTGGCAGCCCAGAGCTGGCCCGAGATGGGCTCAGGCCCTAGCCCATGAGGGCACCCCTGGGCCGGACGCTTTAGGGTTCCGCAGGGGTGGAGGGCTGTCCCGAGAAGATCGGGGATGATCCCCCTGAACGCGGGATGGGGACTATCCTGGGCAAGTCCCGCGACGTACGGAGGACGGACTCCCCTGGAGGTATAAATGGTAGCACACATCAACTGTACAAGGTATGCTCACTATTGGCAGATTACTCCCGACTGTTACTTCCTGTGAACACTACTCACCGGAGagctaacttgaccgtcggagtgccctcggggaccaCCTCAGGGCCCCCCTCAGATTACCCTCTTGACTGTTTTGCAGGCTTGGAACCAGCTCTACCATCAGCACTCCGAGCTCattaggtcagctcggtcaGGGGAAGCTCCGTGCTTCTTCAATATGGCTTCTTGTTTGAGAGAGAGGAGATAAGAGGAGGATATCAATGTCCAATCCGATGAAATCTGGAACCCCAACTTTTTATaaccagaaaattttgataGTGGAGGCCATTTGGGATTTCATACGACATCAGCACAAGTGCTCGTGCACCCCGTTCTATTTTACAATACGGGGCTTCTTCAGACTTCAGTAACTATGGGCCTAAAACGTTTGGAACTAAGGTCAACATAATAAGATCGTCTGGCTTGGATCGTGTTCGAATGGCCCGTGCGTGTAAGGATAGTCAACCACTCAACCCCATATATTACAATGTACCagtaattagttttttttttttaaaaaaaaagaggactGAGTCTCGtctatttaacaaaaaaaaggaacaacaaCAAAGAGTAAAGGATGGAGGTCTTAATTTCCTATTTTTTCATCTTTGGGAAATgtagaagaaaataattaataaagCAACATTGACCATGCGCCAATAAAGTGTTCATAAATTACACAAAAATTTGATCTTGCAACCTATCCTTCTACTTTTTTGACTATACTCTCTATTTAGAAAAATAGCACACTTTAATCTGTCGTAATAAAATCTCGCAACCTTTACTGTAAGTAAAACTCCAAATCCTAAAGGCGTGATGGAGAATtagtatacactgacagtgcatACACTATTACCGTTGGATTCATGACacatatacaaaaattaaattttaaattcaaaatttacataGTTATTATTCATctacactgtcagtgtaagaAATATTAATCATTTAAATTTAGTGATTCAGGAGATTTTAGTTTCTAATTCTATTCCTCCTTTTCTACTCGGTGCTTTTTAAATCCGACCATTAGGGGAAAAAGTGTTAAAaagttgaagaaaaaaaaaaaaaaaaacagagaaggcCCTAAGATGAGATCCCTGGTATGTATATGTCCTAATATGCATAACGACAGATGGCCATATTCCAATTATCCACAGCTCATTGGCACTCCCACCGACCAAGTACCAACCACCAAACCAATTCCCTGCTGCCTCCCACACTCGGCAAAATCCACTCAGTCCACAGACTTTCTACTCGAGACTTGAGAGTTGAGAGGGAGCCCCCGTtttggccatctcaaagaaCCGTCACTCCAGATtcttccattttccattcagtTCCCATCCTCCACTCCAATGGCCTGCTCAGCGGCTTCAACAGCCTTGCTTTCATCATCAACATCCCCAAACCCCCCGAGGCCTTCCATTTCTCCCAAATCTTTTTTATCCTCTCAAACCCTATCCACTCCTTCCTCTTTCAATACCCTCCGTAAGTCCTCGTCCTCGCTCTCCTCCTTATCCCATGTCCCCTGCTCCTTCTCTTCCCGCTCTTCCTTCCCCAATCGCCGAAGTTTCGTTGTCCGAGCAGTAAGTTCTAAACCCCCGCATTTTCCATGTTTTAGATGCTTTTCTATGCCAGCTTCAGTTTTTCCTATTTTCGATATTTTGGCCGtcaaaaattgcaaattttttttttgtttgtgggTTAGGTATTATTGAGCTGATTTTGTAGGAAAGTCTTTTACTTGGGGCTGTGTATATGATTAAGTTCACTACTATCGAAGTAATATTACTTGTGTGTTTGCATAGAGATTTAAAGGTATTATCGCAatgtttttttttgaatttgtgcCAGACCTTTATTAgtatctttttaaaattttctaattcgTGAAGGGAACTTCTTGTGGCGAATGCTGAATTTTTATttggagagagaaaaaaaagagatttcAAACAGGGAGTGTCTTTGAGACAGATACATCTACCGATTTGCTAGTCTCAACTACTTTAGCTCAGTTGCTTGATGCACTGCATGGTGAAGTTATTGTACTCTCTCCAGAAACTTAGAGACGCGCTTTCAATTTGTTGCGCCAACGAAAGTGGTTTTTTTGATTTATGGTGTTAGTTTGTAGTATTAAGCAGCAGCAACTTGAGCAAAATTTGAACTCCAAGCTGATATTAGGACCCATAATGATGTTGCAACAACTAGTTTCGAGCATTCTTGTATTACAGGAAATAGCTTGTCAGTTACCACATTTACGTTTAGTGTTTTCGTTTTAAAAAGTTGAACTAAATTACAAATGGAATAAGTGAATGAAAATGGATTGCCCTTGCATTTCTGTCTTATATCCAACAGTTCAGAGTTCTAAGAGCACACTAATAATTGAAGCAAAAGTCATACTGGGAGCAGGTTGTGTGGTTCTTAATGCCCACATTTGACACATTTAGCACCCGGAATTGACCTCAGATGCATTAGCTAGAGGTGTGACTTCATGGTTAAAATTTTAGGACGAGTGGCGGTAGTTTTCGCTGACCTCTAATCAAATCAAATTGCCTGCAGGTAAACATTTTGATGTCCAATTGTTTTACATTTTGAAGAGTAGAAACCGAAGCAGCAAGCACTTCCCTGGAAAACAAATAAGATCCACTGTAGATTATATCCTGTCCAACAAATATTCCTTTTGATATGACAAGGGAAACATTGCTTCGAGATTTAGCTTTTTACAGGGCTAAAAAAGAACATCATGTCAATGGTTCCTGTAGTTTGGTTTACTAAACTACTGATATTTGCGAATTGCGGTGTCCTTCATGCTGGCCTCTGTTTGTTATAAAATATACTGAGAGTTTTGTTGCTAACTTGGCATTCATGGAAGCTGATATTTTACATTCTTACTTATTGTATTTTATATTGTTTCCAGTTTGTAAAATTGTGTACTTGAATACTGATACTTCAGACAGCGCTCTAACTTGTACCCAAATTTAGAGTCTGTGAATATAGttcaaaaagtgaattttttcttTCAGAGTGAACTTCCACTAGTTGGAAATCAAGCACCAGACTTTGAGGCAGAGGCTGTTTTTGATCAAGAATTCATCAAGGTAAAATATATCTTAGAACAGCCATATAAATAGGTTTTCTTCTTGCGGTTAGCAATTCTATTAATCACTTGTACTTCCAAATTTCATTAATAGCTACTTGCACTTTGTCTTTGCTGCAAATACCAAACACTTTGATTTGTAAATAGATGGAAATAAAGGCAATAAACATTGTATTTTTACACAATTGATAGTTGTTCTATCTGCATGGCTAATCATGACATGGTTTGAAGCTTTGCACCTGAAATTACTCAAGCTTTGATGCATTACTCTTGCAGGTTAAACTCTCCGAGTATATTGGGAAGAAATATGTTGTCCTTTTTTTCTATCCACTGGATTTCACATTTGTTTGTCCAACTGGTGAGTAACAGTATGCAAAGAGATGTACAGCTATATTTAACATGCTGAATGTTGTGCTATATGTCAAATAGATATAAGTTGTCAAATGTCGTTGTTTATGTCCTTCCATTTTGTTGTTTATGTAGAAATAACTGCCTTTAGTGACCGGTATGAAGAATTTCGGAAGTTGAATACAGAGGTACTTGGTGTTTCAGTAGACAGTGTGGTAAGTGACGTTTCCACGATCTCTTGAAGATTCTTATGTCTAGAAAGTCTTCATTATGGAAAAACTTCTGCAAGTATGATCATTAGATACATGTTTATATTGATTCAAACTTTTCGTCTCCGTTCTGCgttgctgaaattttgtttTGTGTGTGTTTGTCATtctaaaattgaatattttgagGTTTTTGTTAGTACTTGCAGTCTTGTCTAGCAAATTCAAGTATTAGTGGCCATAGAATTGCATGCAGTGGTGCTTATCCACATCCCATGGATGTTATGAGAATGTCCAGCCTTGGTGACAAGCAGAAGTTTTGCCTAGTTCTGTTGTGTGTGGTGATTCACTACTCATGTTTATTAGTAACTCAATTTTTACTGGCATTAGAATATATTTCAGATTTTGGTTTCTTGCATAACTCGGCTTTGCTTGAGGTCTGAATTGCATGATCACCTGGTTCTAACaatcgtattgcacttgtagcACATGCTGAAGATATTCTTGTATACTAAAATGAGTTTACTTTATTGTTCCCGTAGTTCTCGCATCTTGCATGGGTCCAGACAGAGAGAAAAGCTGGTGGATTAGGTGATTTGAAATATCCATTAATTTCTGATATCACCAGGTCAATCTCAGCAGCATATAATGTATTGATCCCAGATCAGGTATGTATCTAAAGTCCTTTGGCTGATTCTTCATCCTGAGCACCACCACAAGCACACTCCAAAGCTGGCAGAACGTGGTTTATGTGGGTGTTGGATGCAACTCGTGCCAGTCTGAGAAAAGTTTGACTTTTTGGGACTACTAAAGTGCATAGGCCTAGAATAGAAACAAGGCTGGGGGACAATCAAATGATGACTTTAAGCTTGACTGCATGGTTATTTCCTTTAAACATGTTAAGCTTCAGGCTTCCATATTGTTTCTTCAGGAGAAAACTTGAATGAGCAGGCAGCTATTGGTAGATGCTGTTATTTGTTTATTCATTGTTTATCTTGATTATGTGGATAACATCATAAGATGTCCATGATACACCTGTTGAGCATGATGTGGGGAGGCATCGGATAAAGTTAAGAAACTCTCGTAATTTAGGCTATCCTAATTTGTTGCATGTGAAAGTTTTCTAGATTTTGGAATGAACACCTTACACTGAATCAggcaaaaaaaaggagaaagagattTATCCATTCAACTAATGTTTTGATTAATAACtttgccttttgactttcaacTATAACTACACTAGTAATTTACAAGGGCATGCAACTGATCGAGTTCTTATGGAGCAGCATCATGACAACACTTTTCTGCTCTTGGTATTTCAGGGAATTGCATTGAGAGGGCTTTTTATTATCGACAAGGAAGGAGTTATTCAACACGCAACCATTAACAACCTTGCAATTGGCAGGAGTGTTGACGAATCATTGAGAACACTGCAGGTAACCTTTTTGGGGGGTTTTCGTTGTAGCTGAAGTCCAcgttaaataaagaaaaatgccTTGGTTGGTTGGGGCTGTGCATTCAGTTATTAACCTTTGAAATACTGATACTTTTTGTACTTaactttttactttttcttgatTGTCCTGAACAAATTGCACTGCCTAAAAGGACCATGTCGCTAGCGGTTCAGTAGCTACAATGCCAGATACCCTCCACCACCTTtccacctcctcctccaccacTCCCCCTTTCATCACCCCAAAATTTCCTTCGCTTTCCCGCCCCAAGCACGCCTATTTGGCCCCTCCTCCTCCGCAACCCGATTCCAATTCCATCCCTTCCACCGCCCTCCCATCATCCAGTTCCCAGGAAAATAACAACATTGCCCCTCCTCTCAAATTCCAGCTCCTCCAGGAGAAACTCCTCTACTTAGACTCCCTCGGCCTCGACTCTCTCTACTGCCTCGCTGCCCACTCACCTATCCTTTTTACTCCTCTCTCCCAGATCAAGTCCCTCGTCAAATTCCTCCACTCCCTCGGCCTCACTACCCCTGATCTCCGCCGCGCTTTTTTCATGTGCCCCGACCTTCTGGCCACCCCTCTCAGAACCGTCTTGAGACCCACCGTTACTTTTCTCCTCCGGGAGGCCCACGTCAGCGGCAAGGATCTCCGTCACGTCATCAACCGCCGCCCCCGCCTCCTCACTTGCAGCGTCGACCGCCGCCTTCGCCCGACCCTTTACTTCCTCCGAGGTACCATTGGCATTGACGATGTCAGCAGGTGCGCTCCTCTTCTCTCCTGCTGCGTCAAATCAAAGTTCATCCCTCGTCTCGACTATTTTTTGAAACTTGGGATACCCAAAAGGGAGGCCATTTCGCTATTTCGGAGGTTTCCGTCCCTGTTTTGTTACAGTATAGAGGAGAATTTAGAGCCCAAATTCAATTACTTCGTGGTGGAAATGGGAAGGGAGTTGAGAGAGTTGGTTGATTTCCCACACTATTTTTCGTTTAGCTTAGAGAATAGGATAAAGCCAAGGCACAAGATGTGTGTGGAGAGGGGGGTGTGTCTGTCATTGCCTGTGATGTTGAAGTCTTCGGAGGCCCGATTTATGGATAGGTTGGAAGTCTGTTGTGATTCTTCGGTTCCTTTGGCAACTTCTCCATTGTGGTGCAAAAGGGTCAATCTTGATATTGATGTAAGATAGGAAAAATCATAGTCCTGTATACATTCTCTACTGCACTGCACTTGTATCTGCTTATAACAAAATAAGGAAAAGTAAATACGAAATTCCATTTTTTTGCTGAATTTGATCGATGTTTAGATTTATTCTTGAGATTGCAGCTAAAAATGGAATTCTGGCAGTATAATCACGCTTGCAGTTCTATTTGTTAGGAGTACTTCGAAGTTGCTATGCAaattagttttagcttttacaTCTTCCTAGTCGtatcttgcatcttttgccaccTTTATTAGACTGCCCGGGTGTCATCTTTTGGACAACATCTGGGAGGATTTCGAATATTGTATTTGTTGGGAAGGTAAATATGATTGGGGATGTTGGCAGAGTGAAGCAGTTGATTGTGCTTCCTTCAGATTCTGCTGCTTAATCAGTTATTCTTGCAAAGCACATAAAAGAGTCTTGGaggatttttgtgttttgggtgCTTGTTTGCTGCGATTATGTCATGCTTGTATCGCTTTTGAATGCTTGAAGTTTCAATTTTGTTCCACCCTTGTATTCCTAGAAGGGGACGCTTCGCGCTTAATATGACGTTTAGTTTAGATTTGTAGGTCGTGGAGACAGATAATTTATGGTGGTACCTTATGGCCAGAGGGACTACCAATCGGGTACTTAAGGAGTGATTAGAGGGGAGCTCTTAGGATGATTATGATTGGAGGGAATACCAATTGGAACTTAAGAGAGAGGAGCTCCAATCGGGTACGCAAGACTGGTTCTCTAACCAGTCTTGCGTACCCGATTGGAGCTCCTCTCTCTTAAGTTCCAATTGGAGGGAACTTCTCTAACCAGTCTTGCGTACCCGATTGGAGCTCCTCTCTCTTAAGTTCCAATTGGTATTCCCTCCAATCATAATCATCCTAAGAGCTCCCCTCTAATCACTCCTTAAGTACCCGATTGGTAGTCCCTCTGGCCATAAGGTACCACCATAAATTATCTGTCTCCACGACCTACAAATCTAAACTAAACGTCATATTAAGCGCGAAGCGTCCCCTTCTAGGAATACAAGGGTGGAACAAAATTGAAACTTCAAGCATTCAAAAGCGATACAAGCATGACATAATCGCAGCAAACAAGcacccaaaacacaaaaatcctCCAAGACTCTTTTATGTGCTTTGCAAGAATAACTGATTAAGCAGCAGAATCTGAAGGAAGCACAATCAACTGCTTCACTCTGCCAACATCCCCAATCATATTTACCTTCCCAACAAATACAATATTCGAAATCCTCCCAGATGTTGTCCAAAAGATGACACCCGGGCAGTCTAATAAAggtggcaaaagatgcaagataCGACTAGGAAGAtgtaaaagctaaaactaattTGCATAGCAACTTCGAAGTACTCCTAACAAATAGAACTGCAAGCGTGATTATACTGCCAGAATTCCATTTTTAGCTGCAATCTCAAGAATAAATCTAAACATCGATCAAATTCAGCAAAAAAATGGAATTTCGTATTTACTTTTCCTTATTTTGTTATAAGCAGATACAAGTGCAGTGCAGTAGAGAATGTATACAGGACTATGATTTTTCCTATCTTACATCAATATCAAGATTGACCCTTTTGCACCACAATGGAGAAGTTGCCAAAGGAACCGAAGAATCATAACAGACTTCCAACCTATCCATAAATCGGGCCTCCGAAGACTTCAACATCACAGGCAATGACAGACACACCCCCTTCTCCACACACATCTTGTGCCTTGGCTTTATCCTATTCTCTAAGCTAAACGAAAAATAGTGTGGGAAATCAACCAACTCCCTCAACTCCCTTCCCATTTCCACCACGAAGTAATTGAATTTGGGCTCTAAATTCTCCTCTATACTGTAACAAAACAGGGACGGAAACCTCCGAAATAGCGAAATGGCCTCCCTTTTGGGTATCCCAAGTTTCAAAAAATAGTCGAGACGAGGGATGAACTTTGATTCGACGCAGCAGGAGAGAAGAGGAGCGCACCTGCTGACATCGTCAATGCCAATGGTACCTCGGAGGAAGTAAAGGGTCGGACGAAGGCGGCGGTCGACGCTGCAAGTGAGGAGGCGGGGGCGGCGGTTGATGACGTGGCGGAGATCCTTGCCGCTGACGTGGGCCTCCCGGAGGAGAAAAGTAACGGCGGGTCTCAAGACGGTTCTGAGAGGGGTGGCCAGAAGGTCGGGGCACATGGAAAAAGCGCGGCGGAGATCAGGGGTGGTGAGGCTGAGGGAGTGGAGGAATTTGACGAGGGACTTGATCTGGGAGAGAGGAGTAAAAAGGATAGGTGAGTGGGCAGCGAGGCAGTAGAGAGAGT
The Coffea arabica cultivar ET-39 chromosome 6c, Coffea Arabica ET-39 HiFi, whole genome shotgun sequence genome window above contains:
- the LOC140008355 gene encoding 2-Cys peroxiredoxin BAS1, chloroplastic-like isoform X2: MACSAASTALLSSSTSPNPPRPSISPKSFLSSQTLSTPSSFNTLRKSSSSLSSLSHVPCSFSSRSSFPNRRSFVVRASELPLVGNQAPDFEAEAVFDQEFIKVKLSEYIGKKYVVLFFYPLDFTFVCPTEITAFSDRYEEFRKLNTEVLGVSVDSVFSHLAWVQTERKAGGLGDLKYPLISDITRSISAAYNVLIPDQGIALRGLFIIDKEGVIQHATINNLAIGRSVDESLRTLQVLWLAQEGLEHRHLHLRR
- the LOC140008355 gene encoding uncharacterized protein isoform X1, encoding MACSAASTALLSSSTSPNPPRPSISPKSFLSSQTLSTPSSFNTLRKSSSSLSSLSHVPCSFSSRSSFPNRRSFVVRASELPLVGNQAPDFEAEAVFDQEFIKVKLSEYIGKKYVVLFFYPLDFTFVCPTEITAFSDRYEEFRKLNTEVLGVSVDSVFSHLAWVQTERKAGGLGDLKYPLISDITRSISAAYNVLIPDQGIALRGLFIIDKEGVIQHATINNLAIGRSVDESLRTLQDHVASGSVATMPDTLHHLSTSSSTTPPFITPKFPSLSRPKHAYLAPPPPQPDSNSIPSTALPSSSSQENNNIAPPLKFQLLQEKLLYLDSLGLDSLYCLAAHSPILFTPLSQIKSLVKFLHSLGLTTPDLRRAFFMCPDLLATPLRTVLRPTVTFLLREAHVSGKDLRHVINRRPRLLTCSVDRRLRPTLYFLRGTIGIDDVSRCAPLLSCCVKSKFIPRLDYFLKLGIPKREAISLFRRFPSLFCYSIEENLEPKFNYFVVEMGRELRELVDFPHYFSFSLENRIKPRHKMCVERGVCLSLPVMLKSSEARFMDRLEVCCDSSVPLATSPLWCKRVNLDIDVR
- the LOC140008956 gene encoding protein SEEDLING LETHAL 1, chloroplastic-like, which gives rise to MRGTLDLAFTKCEKFLKLLYLDSLGLDSLYCLAAHSPILFTPLSQIKSLVKFLHSLSLTTPDLRRAFSMCPDLLATPLRTVLRPAVTFLLREAHVSGKDLRHVINRRPRLLTCSVDRRLRPTLYFLRGTIGIDDVSRCAPLLSCCVESKFIPRLDYFLKLGIPKREAISLFRRFPSLFCYSIEENLEPKFNYFVVEMGRELRELVDFPHYFSFSLENRIKPRHKMCVEKGVCLSLPVMLKSSEARFMDRLEVCYDSSVPLATSPLWCKRVNLDIDVR